The following are encoded in a window of Thermodesulfobacterium geofontis OPF15 genomic DNA:
- a CDS encoding class I SAM-dependent DNA methyltransferase: MKEKDLIFEDKLWKAADKLRKKVEVHEYKYIVLGLIFLRYLSFAFEEKRKEIEEKEAKHFPEDLRFKVCEDRDFYMANGTLYVPEKARWDYIRKNANQPNIGEIIDQAIEILENEYPKQLKDVIPKIYSRVNLDSHDFAYLINLFSQIHFGKDHQAKDIFGRIYEYFLGKFTEAEGKKGGEFYTPRSLTRLIVEILDVKEGRIFDPACGSGGFFISALEKLQREGIGNERLSIYAQESKEFVWKVCKMNLAIRGVEGDIRWGDSYHDDKFFDLRADYIVSNPPFNDSEWGRDRVKPNDPRFKYGLPPENNANYVWIQHYIYHLAPNGKAGFVMANGALSVGGVEGEIRRKIIQDDLIYGIIATPPKMFYTVSLPASLWFIRKTKPEHMKGKILFIYAKKMYKSISRKQNIFTEEHIAKIVEKFRKFERGEPEEMINEVGFAKVATLEEVAKNGYVLTPGRYVGIKLDEEDISFEEKMSQYSKELSELLRKEAELTEKIREVFKSLGWEV; the protein is encoded by the coding sequence ATATCTTTCCTTTGCTTTTGAAGAAAAAAGAAAAGAGATAGAAGAAAAAGAGGCTAAGCATTTTCCCGAAGATTTAAGATTTAAAGTTTGTGAAGATAGAGATTTTTACATGGCTAACGGAACTCTTTACGTTCCGGAGAAGGCTCGTTGGGATTACATTCGAAAGAACGCTAATCAGCCAAACATAGGTGAAATAATCGACCAAGCTATAGAAATCTTGGAAAATGAATATCCTAAGCAATTAAAAGATGTGATACCTAAGATCTACTCTCGCGTCAATCTTGATAGCCACGATTTTGCCTATTTAATCAACCTCTTTTCCCAAATTCATTTTGGTAAAGATCATCAGGCAAAAGACATTTTTGGTAGGATTTATGAATATTTTCTTGGGAAATTTACTGAAGCAGAGGGTAAAAAGGGTGGAGAATTTTATACCCCAAGGTCTTTAACCAGGCTTATCGTTGAGATTTTAGATGTAAAGGAGGGGCGTATTTTTGACCCTGCTTGTGGTTCAGGTGGCTTTTTTATTTCAGCCTTAGAGAAATTACAAAGAGAGGGGATAGGAAATGAGCGGTTGTCCATCTACGCACAAGAGTCCAAGGAGTTTGTTTGGAAGGTTTGTAAAATGAATTTAGCCATAAGAGGAGTTGAAGGAGATATACGATGGGGAGATTCTTACCATGATGATAAATTCTTTGACCTAAGGGCTGACTATATCGTTTCCAATCCTCCCTTTAATGACAGCGAATGGGGAAGGGATAGAGTTAAACCAAACGACCCGAGGTTTAAGTATGGGCTTCCTCCTGAAAACAACGCAAATTATGTTTGGATCCAGCATTATATCTATCATCTTGCCCCAAACGGCAAGGCTGGCTTTGTTATGGCAAATGGAGCCTTGTCCGTAGGAGGAGTAGAAGGTGAAATCAGAAGAAAGATCATTCAGGATGATTTAATATATGGAATAATAGCTACACCACCCAAGATGTTCTATACCGTCTCTTTACCCGCTTCTTTATGGTTTATTAGAAAAACGAAGCCTGAACATATGAAGGGTAAGATCTTGTTTATCTATGCTAAAAAGATGTATAAGTCTATTTCAAGGAAGCAAAACATCTTTACCGAAGAGCACATAGCCAAAATTGTAGAAAAGTTTAGGAAGTTTGAACGGGGAGAGCCTGAGGAAATGATAAACGAGGTCGGCTTTGCAAAGGTTGCCACTTTAGAAGAGGTTGCTAAAAATGGCTATGTTTTAACTCCGGGAAGGTATGTAGGAATAAAGCTTGACGAAGAGGATATATCTTTTGAAGAGAAAATGAGCCAATATTCAAAAGAGCTTTCAGAATTGCTAAGAAAAGAGGCAGAACTAACTGAAAAAATACGAGAGGTGTTTAAAAGCTTAGGATGGGAGGTATAG
- a CDS encoding TIR domain-containing protein — translation MARKVFFSFHYERDVWRVNVVRNSWVTKGNFTTAGFIDAAEFEKVKRQGDQAIKRWIDDQLAGTSVTVVLIGAETYSRKWVRYEIIKSFDRGNGLLGVYIHNIKDKNGMIDSIGLNPFEYVGVFIDKDGNGFYCERNETGWDLFSPYFKCSLRFDKKYWTDQIYFFSAKTYDWINDNGYEKFADWIEEAAREAGK, via the coding sequence ATGGCAAGAAAAGTATTTTTTAGTTTTCATTATGAAAGAGATGTTTGGCGAGTTAATGTAGTAAGAAACAGTTGGGTTACAAAAGGTAATTTTACTACGGCTGGTTTTATTGATGCTGCTGAGTTTGAGAAAGTAAAAAGGCAAGGAGATCAAGCAATAAAGCGATGGATTGATGATCAATTAGCAGGAACTTCAGTTACAGTTGTTTTAATAGGTGCTGAAACATATTCAAGAAAATGGGTAAGGTATGAAATTATTAAAAGTTTTGATAGAGGTAATGGTTTATTAGGAGTTTATATTCATAATATAAAAGATAAAAATGGAATGATAGATTCAATAGGTCTTAATCCTTTTGAGTATGTAGGGGTATTCATCGATAAAGATGGCAACGGTTTTTATTGTGAAAGGAATGAGACCGGATGGGATCTCTTTTCCCCTTATTTTAAATGTTCATTAAGATTTGATAAAAAGTATTGGACCGACCAAATTTACTTTTTCTCAGCCAAGACTTATGATTGGATTAATGACAATGGATACGAAAAATTTGCGGACTGGATTGAAGAAGCAGCAAGAGAAGCAGGGAAATAA
- a CDS encoding restriction endonuclease subunit S — MKFRWETEFKETEIGEIPKDWEIRKLGELLKSLESGKRPKGGALAHNPNGILSIGGENINWDGSLDLSECLRFDENFYKKLKKGRIEQGDILLVKDGATIGKLAYIKEAPEGKAMVNEHVFLLKSNNSKTYSRFLFYFLFSEIGQQQIESSISGSAQGGINKSIKDNILVFYPPLPEQSRIATVLSYFDDLIEVKKRQNEILEKTAMAIFKSWFIDFEPFKDGEFVYNEELGKEIPKGWAVKRLGEVVKIESGGSAPQKEEYFIGGKNPFVRVKHLTNYPCVEEADFINDEAVEQYNLKLYNEGSIIFQRSGESLSFGRVNILPFNAYIVNHLAVIPNLPSNKLLMEFLFFTLKNILIELIEERSGTALPYIRISDIEKKEILLPPPHILQSFHSLVEPLFQKIILNQKQIMTLRKIRDTLLPLLVFGKLRIEKV, encoded by the coding sequence ATGAAGTTTCGCTGGGAGACAGAGTTTAAGGAAACGGAGATTGGGGAGATACCAAAGGATTGGGAAATTAGAAAATTAGGTGAGTTATTGAAAAGTTTAGAAAGTGGTAAAAGACCGAAGGGTGGGGCTTTAGCTCATAATCCGAACGGAATCTTAAGCATTGGTGGCGAAAATATCAATTGGGATGGAAGTTTAGACCTTTCTGAATGTTTACGATTTGATGAAAATTTTTATAAAAAATTAAAGAAAGGTAGAATAGAACAAGGCGATATTTTATTAGTAAAAGATGGGGCAACCATAGGGAAATTGGCTTATATTAAAGAAGCACCAGAAGGCAAGGCAATGGTTAATGAACATGTCTTTCTACTTAAATCAAATAATTCTAAGACTTACTCAAGATTTTTGTTTTACTTTTTATTTTCAGAAATAGGTCAACAACAAATTGAAAGTTCAATATCTGGAAGTGCACAAGGTGGTATCAATAAATCAATCAAAGATAATATATTAGTTTTTTATCCTCCCCTTCCTGAACAATCACGCATTGCTACTGTCCTATCTTATTTTGATGATTTGATAGAAGTTAAGAAAAGGCAGAATGAGATTTTGGAAAAGACGGCGATGGCAATTTTCAAAAGTTGGTTCATTGATTTTGAGCCGTTTAAGGATGGGGAGTTTGTGTATAATGAAGAATTGGGAAAAGAAATACCGAAGGGGTGGGCGGTTAAGAGATTGGGGGAAGTGGTAAAAATTGAAAGTGGAGGCAGTGCTCCTCAAAAGGAAGAATATTTTATTGGAGGTAAAAATCCTTTTGTGAGAGTAAAACATCTGACTAATTATCCATGTGTGGAAGAAGCCGATTTTATTAATGATGAAGCAGTAGAACAATACAATTTAAAACTTTATAATGAAGGAAGCATTATATTCCAGCGAAGCGGAGAATCTTTATCGTTTGGTCGAGTTAATATATTACCATTTAATGCTTACATTGTGAATCATTTAGCTGTAATTCCCAATTTACCCTCTAATAAGCTATTGATGGAATTTTTGTTTTTCACTCTTAAAAATATCCTTATTGAGTTGATTGAGGAAAGAAGTGGGACTGCTTTACCATATATCAGGATTTCGGATATTGAAAAAAAAGAAATCCTTCTTCCCCCTCCCCACATCCTCCAATCCTTCCACTCTCTCGTTGAGCCACTATTTCAAAAAATCATCCTCAATCAAAAGCAAATAATGACCCTTCGGAAAATCAGAGACACTCTTTTACCTTTGCTTGTATTTGGTAAATTAAGAATAGAGAAGGTGTAA
- a CDS encoding nucleotidyltransferase domain-containing protein gives MRRDKYFIESLERIKTLLSRLNFKGTVYLFGSSVRDDFKKTSDIDLAVSTSDKKLVTLLKYKLEELPIPYKIDLLDLEEVGEELKKEILNHGILIWKN, from the coding sequence ATGAGAAGAGATAAATACTTTATTGAATCTTTAGAAAGGATTAAAACCCTTTTATCAAGATTAAATTTTAAAGGAACAGTCTATCTTTTCGGCTCATCGGTGAGAGATGACTTTAAAAAAACTTCCGATATTGACCTTGCGGTATCTACAAGCGATAAGAAATTAGTCACTCTATTAAAATATAAATTAGAAGAGTTGCCAATTCCTTATAAAATAGATTTACTTGACCTTGAAGAAGTTGGAGAAGAATTAAAAAAGGAAATTCTTAATCACGGGATATTGATTTGGAAAAACTAA
- a CDS encoding HI0074 family nucleotidyltransferase substrate-binding subunit codes for MEKLKRKLEDAKKAIVTLEEILMEKYSKIVRDATIQRFEYTFEVAWKLLKEYLYHKEGIVCNSPKSCFREAFSVGLLNEEETVLFIQMTDDRNLTSHTYDEEIAENLYKKVKNYYTLLKSLIERINNNLKKL; via the coding sequence TTGGAAAAACTAAAGAGAAAATTAGAAGATGCCAAGAAAGCTATCGTAACTTTAGAAGAAATTCTAATGGAAAAATACTCTAAGATTGTCCGAGATGCTACTATTCAGCGTTTTGAATATACTTTTGAAGTTGCTTGGAAGCTTTTAAAAGAATATCTCTATCATAAAGAAGGAATAGTTTGCAATTCACCTAAGTCTTGTTTTAGAGAAGCTTTTTCTGTAGGACTATTAAACGAAGAAGAAACAGTGTTATTCATTCAAATGACCGATGATAGAAATTTGACAAGCCATACTTATGATGAAGAAATAGCGGAAAATCTATATAAAAAGGTCAAAAATTACTATACATTGCTTAAAAGCTTAATTGAGCGGATTAATAATAACTTAAAGAAACTTTAA
- a CDS encoding type I restriction endonuclease subunit R has protein sequence MPYLTENYLVEKPAINWFQDIGYSYVHGSYLIPDAGERESYRHCILKRRFLNAIQRLNPWLTNTLAEEVYKRVIELDHPDFIIKGKLFYDLLTNGVKLTFKEGKEERTKIVKLIDFESIENNDFLIANQFKVEYQYEREQYKIPDLVVFINGIPIAVFELKSLNAEETAKDAFLDHQRKIKDIPQLYVYSQIIVASDGYETKYGSPTSDWERFFVWEGMLSDDDVEVEEIADGYYKYIYNGKEITSLELLIKGLFRKEHILEFINDFVFYEKDGETYKKKIAGYHQFYTVKKAIQRTIDCVLYGKTPEEKRIGVVWHTQGSGKSLTMLFYAKKALKVKELENPLLIFITDRRELDEQLYKLFSQFSNAKQAESIKDLQETIRTIEGSIIFTTIQKFGKRKAEEYPFLTERKNIIVIADEAHRSQYRELAQNLRKAIPNASFMGFTATPIELQDRDTYLVFGEPISVYPMDKALRHKIIVPIYYEPRLAELHLTNEFIDEEFEELSEGLEPELKEHLKKKYARLEELILNQERLEKIAKDIVEHFNKRVETLEGKGMIVVISRKVAVELYKAIKKIPNAPSIEVVISGNKQRDPEDYHPFIRKEKDLEDLLNNFKNPEKDPKIVIVVDMLLTGFDVPCLHTMYFDKPMKNHSLIQAIARVNRVFKDKPAGLIVDYIGIADDLRKSLSQYTLSAINQVLTNINEVIDVLKEKYDIVSSMFYGLNYQNWKRLKPEELAQLTVTAYNLLHSEDLKKKFIKNYLALKKAYALASPHLETIKIKDDIMFFEMIKKMIVKYSSTSRKEISRELEYEISQLISRSISAEEPVDIFSLIKKDKPDISILNEELLSKIANLAQKNYAVDLLMKLIKDEIKTRIRINPYRYKSLYERLQKLIEMYNIKLISTVDVINELIEIAKEIKKKLNEGKELDLTEEELAFYDMLLKEGVFRNKEEIIYVVKEIKKTIGTFVKIVDWNKKETLRARIKVAIKEILAKVLEMRVGYEKINKITSEIYEQIEMLHAA, from the coding sequence ATGCCTTACCTTACTGAAAACTATCTTGTTGAGAAGCCAGCAATTAATTGGTTTCAAGACATCGGATACTCTTATGTTCATGGCTCGTATTTAATTCCTGATGCAGGCGAAAGAGAATCTTATAGACACTGTATTCTTAAAAGGAGATTTCTAAATGCTATCCAAAGGCTAAATCCTTGGCTTACAAATACATTGGCAGAAGAGGTTTATAAACGAGTTATAGAGCTTGACCACCCAGATTTTATTATCAAAGGAAAGCTATTTTATGACCTTTTAACAAACGGAGTAAAGCTTACCTTTAAGGAAGGAAAAGAAGAAAGAACTAAAATTGTTAAACTGATAGATTTTGAAAGCATAGAAAATAACGATTTTCTTATTGCAAATCAGTTTAAAGTGGAATATCAGTATGAAAGAGAGCAATATAAAATACCCGACCTTGTAGTGTTTATAAACGGCATACCTATAGCAGTTTTTGAGCTAAAAAGTTTAAATGCCGAAGAAACCGCAAAGGATGCCTTTTTAGACCATCAGAGAAAGATAAAAGATATCCCTCAACTTTATGTTTATTCGCAAATTATCGTTGCTTCAGATGGATACGAAACTAAATACGGTTCACCTACGAGCGATTGGGAAAGGTTCTTTGTTTGGGAAGGTATGTTAAGCGACGATGATGTAGAGGTTGAAGAGATTGCAGATGGCTATTATAAATACATCTATAATGGCAAAGAAATAACTTCTCTTGAACTATTGATTAAAGGATTGTTTAGAAAGGAGCATATCCTTGAATTCATTAATGATTTTGTCTTTTATGAAAAAGACGGAGAAACATATAAGAAAAAGATAGCAGGATATCATCAGTTCTATACTGTTAAGAAAGCTATTCAGAGAACGATTGATTGCGTTTTATACGGTAAAACTCCAGAAGAAAAAAGAATAGGTGTAGTGTGGCATACTCAAGGATCTGGTAAATCTTTAACCATGCTTTTTTATGCTAAAAAAGCTTTAAAGGTAAAAGAACTTGAAAATCCACTACTAATTTTTATTACCGATAGAAGGGAACTTGACGAACAACTTTATAAGCTTTTCTCGCAGTTTTCCAATGCTAAACAAGCAGAAAGTATAAAAGATTTACAAGAAACTATTAGAACTATTGAGGGAAGTATAATATTTACTACCATTCAAAAATTTGGTAAAAGAAAGGCTGAAGAATATCCCTTCCTTACGGAAAGGAAAAACATTATCGTTATTGCTGATGAAGCTCATAGAAGCCAATATAGGGAGCTTGCTCAAAATTTAAGAAAAGCCATTCCAAATGCTTCATTTATGGGATTTACCGCAACTCCTATAGAACTTCAAGATCGTGATACCTACCTTGTATTTGGAGAACCAATAAGTGTTTATCCGATGGATAAAGCACTCAGGCACAAAATAATAGTGCCTATCTATTATGAACCAAGGCTTGCAGAACTTCATTTAACAAATGAGTTTATAGATGAAGAGTTTGAAGAACTCTCCGAAGGTCTTGAACCGGAATTGAAAGAACATTTAAAGAAAAAATATGCAAGACTTGAAGAATTGATCTTAAATCAAGAGCGGTTAGAAAAGATAGCCAAAGACATCGTTGAGCATTTCAATAAAAGAGTTGAAACACTGGAAGGGAAAGGCATGATAGTTGTTATTTCAAGAAAGGTTGCGGTTGAGCTATATAAAGCTATTAAAAAAATTCCAAATGCTCCATCAATAGAAGTAGTCATATCAGGGAACAAACAAAGGGACCCTGAGGATTATCATCCGTTTATTAGAAAAGAGAAAGATTTAGAGGATTTGCTAAATAATTTTAAAAATCCAGAAAAAGACCCAAAGATAGTAATCGTAGTAGACATGCTTTTAACTGGCTTTGATGTCCCTTGTCTTCATACTATGTATTTTGATAAACCTATGAAAAATCATAGTCTTATTCAAGCCATAGCCAGGGTAAATAGAGTGTTTAAGGATAAACCTGCTGGTTTAATCGTTGATTATATAGGAATTGCTGATGATTTGAGAAAATCTTTGAGCCAATATACCCTTTCAGCTATAAATCAAGTTTTAACCAATATAAATGAAGTGATAGATGTTTTAAAAGAAAAATATGATATTGTTTCTTCTATGTTTTATGGTTTAAATTATCAAAACTGGAAAAGATTAAAGCCCGAAGAATTAGCTCAATTAACAGTTACAGCATACAATTTATTACACTCAGAAGATTTGAAGAAAAAATTTATTAAAAACTATCTTGCTCTTAAGAAAGCTTATGCTTTAGCAAGCCCTCATCTTGAAACAATTAAAATAAAAGATGATATAATGTTTTTTGAGATGATTAAAAAGATGATCGTAAAGTATTCAAGCACTTCAAGAAAAGAAATATCAAGAGAATTAGAATACGAAATTTCTCAACTTATCTCGAGAAGTATATCAGCAGAGGAACCGGTTGATATTTTTTCATTAATTAAAAAAGACAAACCAGATATATCTATTTTAAATGAGGAACTACTTTCTAAGATAGCAAATTTAGCTCAAAAAAATTATGCAGTTGACCTTTTAATGAAGCTTATTAAAGATGAAATTAAAACAAGAATAAGAATAAATCCATATAGATATAAAAGCTTGTATGAAAGATTGCAAAAGTTGATCGAAATGTATAATATAAAACTTATAAGCACCGTTGATGTAATAAACGAGTTAATAGAAATAGCTAAGGAAATAAAGAAGAAATTAAATGAAGGTAAAGAATTAGATTTAACAGAAGAAGAGTTAGCTTTTTATGATATGTTATTGAAAGAAGGTGTATTTAGAAACAAAGAAGAAATAATTTATGTAGTAAAAGAAATCAAAAAAACAATTGGTACATTTGTTAAAATTGTAGATTGGAATAAAAAAGAAACTTTAAGAGCAAGAATTAAAGTAGCTATAAAGGAGATATTAGCTAAGGTATTAGAAATGAGAGTAGGATACGAAAAGATAAATAAAATCACTTCTGAAATTTATGAACAAATAGAAATGTTACATGCTGCATAA
- the mscL gene encoding large conductance mechanosensitive channel protein MscL, translating into MLKGYKEFIMRGNVIDIAVAVVIGTAFGQVVNSLVADVITPVIGTLIGVPDFSGLKIGPIVLGRFLNAIINFLFVSTAIYFLVIVPMNELAKRKKEETKETPVEPSEEVKLLREILAELKKKA; encoded by the coding sequence ATGCTCAAAGGTTATAAGGAATTTATAATGAGAGGCAATGTAATTGATATTGCAGTAGCTGTTGTTATTGGTACTGCTTTTGGTCAAGTGGTAAATTCTTTAGTTGCAGATGTTATTACTCCTGTAATAGGAACTTTGATAGGTGTTCCTGATTTTTCAGGATTAAAGATTGGACCTATTGTTTTGGGCAGGTTTTTAAATGCTATAATAAACTTTCTTTTTGTTTCAACAGCAATCTATTTTCTTGTAATAGTTCCTATGAATGAATTGGCAAAAAGAAAGAAAGAAGAAACTAAAGAAACGCCTGTTGAGCCTTCAGAAGAAGTTAAACTTCTTCGTGAGATTCTTGCAGAACTAAAAAAGAAAGCTTAA
- a CDS encoding cation transporting ATPase C-terminal domain-containing protein, with the protein MIYCPIFNKLFHTQPLSLKELALTFCFSSIVFIAVEIEKFIKRHLNSKKSC; encoded by the coding sequence ATCATTTATTGTCCCATTTTTAATAAATTATTTCATACCCAACCCCTTTCTTTAAAAGAATTAGCCCTTACCTTTTGTTTTTCTTCCATCGTCTTTATAGCCGTAGAAATAGAAAAGTTTATAAAAAGGCATTTAAATTCTAAAAAATCTTGTTGA
- a CDS encoding cation transporting ATPase C-terminal domain-containing protein has product MLWINLITDGLLGIALSGEIAEKDIMQRPPRHPKESIFAHGLWTHIIWVGLLMGAVSLFTLALALKYHMHWQTMVFSVLCLSQLGHVLAIRSEKESLFKIGIFSNKVLLFSVVFSIFFTTCYHLLSHF; this is encoded by the coding sequence ATTCTTTGGATCAATCTTATTACTGATGGGCTTCTAGGGATAGCTTTATCAGGAGAGATAGCAGAAAAAGATATAATGCAGAGACCTCCGAGGCATCCAAAAGAAAGCATTTTTGCCCATGGGCTTTGGACTCATATCATTTGGGTAGGATTACTAATGGGGGCAGTCTCTCTTTTTACTCTGGCTTTAGCTCTTAAATACCATATGCATTGGCAGACCATGGTATTTTCTGTTTTATGTTTAAGCCAATTAGGACATGTTCTTGCCATAAGGTCTGAAAAGGAATCCCTTTTTAAAATAGGAATTTTTTCTAACAAAGTATTACTTTTTTCAGTAGTATTTAGCATTTTTTTTACAACTTGCTATCATTTATTGTCCCATTTTTAA
- a CDS encoding HAD-IC family P-type ATPase: MEYFQKSASKIELQKKFPRVFEIPFDPKRKAMTTVHKKENGYLIFTKGALETILEKSGFILIEGKVISITEAIKREIFDRALKFAKRGMGLLAFSYKETTDISETSALESHLIFLGFCGMIDPPREEVKESIALCKSAGIKVVMITGDHPVTAYAIAKELEIVEKNDPIEEVLITGKELEEMDLEEFEKRVEKIKVYARTSPEQKLKIVKALQDKGQFVSMTGDGVNDAPALKKADIGVAMGSGTEVYRSTFFGSILLLMGF, translated from the coding sequence ATGGAATATTTTCAAAAAAGTGCTTCTAAAATAGAGCTTCAAAAGAAATTCCCACGGGTTTTTGAAATTCCCTTTGATCCAAAAAGAAAAGCTATGACCACAGTCCATAAAAAGGAAAATGGTTATCTTATTTTTACTAAAGGAGCCTTAGAAACCATTCTTGAAAAATCAGGTTTTATCTTAATTGAAGGAAAGGTAATTTCTATTACTGAAGCCATAAAAAGAGAAATTTTTGATAGGGCTTTAAAGTTCGCTAAAAGAGGGATGGGGCTTTTAGCTTTTTCCTATAAAGAAACAACCGATATTTCAGAGACTTCCGCTCTTGAAAGTCATTTAATCTTTCTTGGTTTTTGTGGAATGATTGATCCTCCAAGAGAGGAGGTCAAAGAATCTATAGCCCTTTGTAAATCTGCAGGAATAAAAGTAGTTATGATAACAGGAGACCATCCTGTAACTGCCTATGCTATTGCTAAGGAACTTGAAATCGTTGAAAAAAATGATCCTATAGAAGAGGTTTTAATCACAGGAAAGGAATTAGAAGAAATGGATTTAGAGGAGTTTGAGAAAAGAGTAGAAAAAATAAAGGTTTATGCAAGGACTTCTCCTGAGCAAAAATTAAAAATCGTAAAAGCTTTACAAGATAAAGGGCAATTTGTTTCTATGACAGGAGATGGGGTAAATGATGCACCAGCTTTGAAAAAGGCTGACATAGGTGTTGCTATGGGAAGTGGAACAGAAGTTTACCGGTCCACATTCTTTGGATCAATCTTATTACTGATGGGCTTCTAG
- a CDS encoding flavin reductase family protein codes for MGLQKIITTYIPQGVFIVTSKMNDKINGMTAAWVSQVSFRPRLLAVAIAPQRYTYEFIKSSGLFCINTLSRDQIDLAKHFGFKSGRSVNKFENIPYTYSLNGCPVLKDAIAYFECHVVGECQAGDHMIVIGEVTDHQVLKEGVEPLIFKWDDFFGGVEG; via the coding sequence ATGGGATTACAAAAAATTATAACTACTTATATACCACAGGGGGTTTTTATAGTAACTTCAAAAATGAATGATAAAATTAATGGAATGACAGCTGCTTGGGTTTCTCAAGTTTCTTTTAGACCAAGGCTTCTTGCAGTGGCTATTGCTCCCCAAAGATATACTTATGAGTTCATCAAAAGTTCAGGATTATTTTGTATAAATACTTTAAGTAGAGACCAAATTGATCTTGCCAAACATTTTGGATTTAAAAGCGGAAGAAGTGTTAATAAATTTGAGAATATTCCTTATACTTATTCTTTAAATGGATGTCCTGTTTTAAAAGATGCTATAGCCTATTTTGAATGTCATGTAGTAGGTGAATGTCAAGCAGGAGATCATATGATTGTCATTGGTGAAGTAACTGATCATCAAGTTTTAAAAGAAGGTGTTGAACCTTTAATTTTCAAATGGGACGATTTCTTTGGAGGAGTAGAAGGTTAG
- a CDS encoding tetratricopeptide repeat protein, with amino-acid sequence MDLSEKLLSFHEKLARFFEKYLRAILALIIILLLITFLWIGFSYYKSKKEKEASLKLMEVVKAENIISALQEVKEKYKGTQASLQASLLLLDYYYTQKNYQEMQKLIEELQKEYPKKMRGVILYGKAKTLEINGDFNRALEIYKEVSKVQPELNFLTYLDIARIAENLGKFDLAKEYYQKYLKESKIKNSGFVEYKLYELSKK; translated from the coding sequence ATGGATTTATCTGAAAAATTACTTTCTTTTCATGAAAAATTAGCTCGTTTTTTTGAAAAATATCTTAGAGCAATCTTAGCATTAATAATTATTCTTTTATTAATCACATTTTTGTGGATAGGTTTCAGCTATTATAAATCTAAAAAAGAAAAAGAAGCAAGTTTAAAACTTATGGAGGTTGTAAAAGCAGAAAATATAATTTCTGCTTTACAAGAAGTAAAAGAAAAATACAAAGGAACCCAAGCTTCCCTTCAAGCATCCCTTCTTTTATTAGACTACTATTATACCCAAAAAAATTATCAGGAAATGCAAAAACTTATAGAGGAATTACAAAAAGAATACCCCAAAAAAATGAGAGGAGTAATCTTATATGGAAAAGCTAAAACTTTAGAAATCAACGGAGATTTTAATAGGGCTTTAGAAATTTATAAAGAGGTTTCAAAGGTGCAACCAGAATTAAATTTCTTGACCTATTTAGATATAGCAAGAATTGCAGAAAATTTAGGAAAGTTTGATTTGGCAAAAGAATATTATCAAAAATATTTGAAAGAATCTAAAATCAAAAATAGTGGGTTTGTGGAATATAAACTTTATGAATTAAGTAAAAAATGA
- a CDS encoding DnaJ family domain-containing protein, translated as MTLSIFKKIAEERIRRAMEEGLFNNLEYKGKPIELKEDPFVPEDLRVVYRILKNAGFLPKEVELRKEISKMEELLDEEVGEAYLKVRKLTALIFQLSQIRKGPVNLEESEYYYKIAEKVKLAKHQIPSDKSKEIDWAKLQNQLYISALKRRKK; from the coding sequence ATGACCCTCTCTATTTTTAAAAAAATTGCCGAAGAAAGAATAAGAAGAGCTATGGAAGAAGGATTATTTAATAATTTAGAATATAAAGGAAAACCCATAGAATTAAAAGAAGATCCTTTTGTTCCAGAAGATTTAAGAGTAGTTTATAGAATTCTTAAAAATGCAGGATTTTTACCTAAGGAAGTAGAATTAAGAAAGGAAATTTCTAAAATGGAAGAGCTTTTAGATGAAGAGGTAGGAGAAGCCTATTTAAAAGTAAGAAAATTAACTGCTCTCATTTTCCAATTAAGTCAAATAAGAAAGGGACCTGTTAATTTGGAAGAAAGTGAATATTATTATAAAATAGCAGAAAAAGTGAAACTTGCTAAACATCAAATACCCTCTGACAAATCTAAAGAAATTGATTGGGCTAAATTACAAAATCAACTTTATATCTCAGCTCTTAAAAGAAGAAAAAAATAG